The nucleotide sequence TCCCGTCGTTTACGGTGCATGTAGATCACTTTACCCCAAATTTTGGGGTTTGCAAGCACCTCAGATCAAATTGTTGTAAAAATCATTTAGCGGCTTTGGCAGCCTCTAAGACTTCGGTCACATGTCCTGGAACTTTCAGGCCGCGCCACTCTTTAACTAGCTTACCGCTGGAGTCAAAAAGGAAGGTGCTACGTTCGATACCGCGCACTTGTTTGCCATACATATTTTTCATTTTGATGACACCAAATAGTTGGCAAAGCTTCTCTTCGGTATCAGCAACAAGCTCAAAAGGAAGCTCTAACTTGCTACGAAAGTTGTCGTGGGATTTGAGGCTATCTCGGGATACCCCAACAATTAAAGTATTGGCTTTAGTAAAAGCCGCGATGTTGTCACGAAACTCTCCAGACTCAGCGGTACATCCTGGTGTCATATCTTTTGGATAAAAGTAGAGAACCAGTTTTTTTCCTTTGGCGGAATCCGGGGTAAAAGTAAGACCGGATGTCGCAGGAATCGCACATGCTGGAATGGGTTTGCCGATAGCTACTGTCATGATGATTCCTTTTTATAGTGATTCTTTGTAATACGTCTCTAAACTGATTTTTTAATCTTATTGAATAATCAACTCACCGCTTCGATTGGGTATTTCACCCCAAGTTAACGGTAATACAGCTATTTTATCGAGTTGCTTAGTGGCTTTCCAAGATTGGTGAAGTTCGCCCATGGTAACGAGGTCGTGGCCTTGATTTAGCCAGCCCATCAGCAGCTTTTCAAAGGCAGGAAGGAGCTTTTGCCCCTCAAGCTCGGCGTGCAAGGTGAAGACTTGATCATTGGGATTGCTGTTGGTAATTTCCAGAATCTTGTTTACTGCACCAAACTCATTGGCGCCATCAATCCCAATGAGTTCATCAAATGTAGGCAGCGTAGTGGGGTATTGCACATGCTTGGTATTGCCGGAGGAAAGCGCTAAACGATAAGGCATGAGATTAGGTTCAGCGCGACCATCAGAAGAATATTGAATACCCCATTGATCAAGTTGCTCAAAAGCGGCTTCATTCATTTGCCATCCAGCAGCACCATAGGTCACTGGAGGGTGTCCAAAAATTTCAATAAAGCGATTCCAGCTTTTCTGCATCATCGTTTTTGTCCACGCCGCATCTTGGTGGCGAACAGCATCTTGCCATGCGACATGGTCCCAAGTATGAATACCGGTTTCATGACCAGCCTGATCGATGGCGCGCATCTGCGCAGCAGCTTTTTTTCCAATGTCTGGACCTGGGAGTAAAACTCCGTAGAGCAGGGTTTTGATTCCGTAGTGCTCAACTACTGAGGTGCGACTTACTTTCTTTAGGAAGCCTGGGCGAAAGACACGTTTGAGTGCCCAGCCAGTATGGTCTGGACCAAGGCTAAATAAGAACGTAGCCTTCAAACCAAAGCGATCTAAGGTTCGAGCTAAATTGGGAACACCTTCTTTAGTGCCGCGTAAGGTATCAACATCTACCTTGAGAGCAATCTTAGCCATGAATCCCGATGTTTATATTGCGTTGATTTGCTTATTCTTTATCGACCAATGAGCGTGCTTTTTCCACGTCTTGGCGATAGGCTTCAAAAATATTCTTAAGTGCATCAGCCATAGTAGTGGTTGGTTTCCAGCCAAGCTCGCTCATCGTATTGTCAATTGCAGGCACGCGGTTCTGAACGTCTTGATAGCCTTCACCATAGTAAGCGCCAGAGGTGGTCTCAACAATCTTCACGTCACTGGCTGTTTTGGCGTATTCCGGTATGCTGCATGCGATCTCGAGCATTTGATTCGCAAGTTCACGTACAGAGTGATTATTTTTTGGGTTACCAATGTTGTAGATCTTGCCATTGGCAACACCATTTTTATTGTCGATGATGCGCATCAAGGCATCAATACCATCGTCAACGTATGTAAAGGCACGTTTCTGAGCTCCGCCATCAACCAAGTTAATCGGTTCGCCACGAACAATGTGGCCTAAGAATTGCGTAACAACACGAGATGAGCCTTCTTTCGGTGTGTAGATGCTATCTAAGCCAGGGCCAATCCAGTTGAATGGACGGAATAGAGTAAAGCGTAAGCCTTCCATGCCATAACCCCAAATTACGCGATCCATTAATTGCTTAGAGCAAGCGTAGATCCAGCGTGGTTTATTTATTGGGCCGTACACCATGCTAGAAGTAGATGGATCGAACTCGCTGTCTTCACACATGCCATAAACCTCTGAGGTTGATGGAAATACCAAATGCTTTTTGTATTTGACAGCGGAGCGAACGATAGGAAGATTCGCTTCAAAGTCGAGTTCAAAGACTTTGAGTGGTTGCTGCACATAAGTGGCTGGGGTTGCAATCGCCACTAAAGGCAAGATGACATCGCATT is from Polynucleobacter sp. MWH-UH23A and encodes:
- a CDS encoding polysaccharide deacetylase family protein; translation: MAKIALKVDVDTLRGTKEGVPNLARTLDRFGLKATFLFSLGPDHTGWALKRVFRPGFLKKVSRTSVVEHYGIKTLLYGVLLPGPDIGKKAAAQMRAIDQAGHETGIHTWDHVAWQDAVRHQDAAWTKTMMQKSWNRFIEIFGHPPVTYGAAGWQMNEAAFEQLDQWGIQYSSDGRAEPNLMPYRLALSSGNTKHVQYPTTLPTFDELIGIDGANEFGAVNKILEITNSNPNDQVFTLHAELEGQKLLPAFEKLLMGWLNQGHDLVTMGELHQSWKATKQLDKIAVLPLTWGEIPNRSGELIIQ
- a CDS encoding peroxiredoxin gives rise to the protein MTVAIGKPIPACAIPATSGLTFTPDSAKGKKLVLYFYPKDMTPGCTAESGEFRDNIAAFTKANTLIVGVSRDSLKSHDNFRSKLELPFELVADTEEKLCQLFGVIKMKNMYGKQVRGIERSTFLFDSSGKLVKEWRGLKVPGHVTEVLEAAKAAK
- a CDS encoding bifunctional UDP-4-keto-pentose/UDP-xylose synthase → MKKVLILGVNGFIGHHLSKRILETTDWDVYGMDMQNDRLGDLINHPRMHFFEGDITINKEWVEYHIRKCDVILPLVAIATPATYVQQPLKVFELDFEANLPIVRSAVKYKKHLVFPSTSEVYGMCEDSEFDPSTSSMVYGPINKPRWIYACSKQLMDRVIWGYGMEGLRFTLFRPFNWIGPGLDSIYTPKEGSSRVVTQFLGHIVRGEPINLVDGGAQKRAFTYVDDGIDALMRIIDNKNGVANGKIYNIGNPKNNHSVRELANQMLEIACSIPEYAKTASDVKIVETTSGAYYGEGYQDVQNRVPAIDNTMSELGWKPTTTMADALKNIFEAYRQDVEKARSLVDKE